The following DNA comes from Brassica oleracea var. oleracea cultivar TO1000 chromosome C5, BOL, whole genome shotgun sequence.
CGACATGCATTGTTGTTATTATTTTAAGGATGTTAGAAAAAGCATAATATTATATATTTGTATTTCATAATGAGAATATTTTAATTTTGAGTAACATCAAAAAACATGAACGTGAATAACTATTTCAAACTTATGATATGCATACATTATCATAGATGTGCTGATATGACCAAAATATTATCAGAGGAACATTCTTAAGTAATCATCCATGCGCTTGTATTTCACATCCGGATAGAGACTTGATGCTTCTTCATCTTTTCCCACTTCATGATCAGTGAGACATCCTTCATAGAAAATGTGATAAAAATGTCCTATCCCCGCTTGCTGTGGAATCTCCATGTCTACATATATATAAGAAAATCAAATACCATTTATGGGGTTGATATATTAAATCGCCATAAAGCCTGGGACCATTAAATATGTCTAGCTGAAAATTATTATACAATGTCACATTATGATTGGGGACTTACGTTCAATGTTGGAAAAGAAGTCTTTTGCAGTAATATTGGTTTTCTCCAATTCATTTCCGGTTAGGTTTTCCCAAATCTGAACCAATTCAATATGCGTGAGAACGTTATTCGGAGGCCTGACATACACGGTTTTGTTCAAAGTTCGTGGGTCGTTTAGAGTTTTGGAAGTGTAGTTCGCAATATCATCTTCATCCGCAAACACCACTACGAAGATAAAACCATTAAAGTTTGAAAACTTATGAGGGGGCTAACCTTTAAAATCTAACAAGAAAATATCACAATGAGAAGAGTAAGGATGTCTTTATGAGGGAGTAAAGTTTTTACCTTTTACATTACCATCTCCGTATATATTAACTTCTTTTTTTGAAGGGAGTAACGTTTCCATCTGAGATAGGTTTCCAGTAAAATATGCGGCGAAGCAAGCGCCAACAACGTAAGTGTAAGGTATTCCGGCAGCTTCAATAGCCTGACGAACTTCCATTTTTTGGTCGAACGTTTCTCTTCCCGGCGGTAACGCATGTCCCATGCGTGATGGATCCATACCAAATTCAGATGGTAAAAAGCGCTGAAATAGTTAATTTATATATTTTCATTTTAGATATATCCATAACCATCCAAACTACTAAAATTAATAGGTAGAGAAACTAGTTGGTCAATCTGTAAATCTTTATTCTTAATCTTTACTGTCATACCTTGACATTACCAGCTTCTTTGATGGCTTCAACAAGCTTGAGCTGGACAAGGATGTTATGGCTACGGAAGTGAACGCCAGACATGGTGGATACAACGACGTCTACGAGTTTCACGGCTGATACGAGGCTTTGGTGGTCGGAGAAAGAAGCTTCGACGAGACGAGCGCCGAGTTTCTTGAAGGAGAGAAGGAGTTGGACTTTCTCGATGTCGAGACCAATCTCTGGCCGCTGCAAAACGTAGGTCACGTGACCTTCAGCCAAAAACGCCCTTACGAATCTCTTCCCTAAGTAACCCGTCGCTCCCACCACCAAAACTCGCGTTTTCTCGCCGCTTTTGATCTCTCCCATTTTTTTCTCTTGATCTATGTGCTTGTTAGAAGTGTGTCTCGCCTCTGGTGTATATATGGGTCGAAACATGTTACATAAAGGGTTGATATAGAGGGTTTGATATCATTGGATTGTAGCCATTTTTTATGATTTAATATTATGAGTTACATTAAAAAAAAGAGTTACATAAAGCATTACAAATGGTTTTAAAAAAAACCTAAAGCATAAAAATTTGTTGTTCAAAATGTATTTGACAGTATATTTATCCTAGTTATATAGTGTTTTTCAAGATAACAGTTATATCAAGAATTTTTTACATTTAGAGACACTTTCTCACATTCAAATTACACTACAAGACACTTATCACTTGATACACACTTTCTTTTGTCAAAAAGACTCTTATGACCCTAAACTAAAGAGAATCTCTCTCCTCTTCTTATTTCATTTTATTATTTTTCTTATTCTACTTTATGTATTTATTTACTTTTATCTCAAGTTCTAAAATATATTAAACAAAAATAATTGTCATAATAAACTATATATAAAATTCTATATCTTTTAAGATCCATGTTCATATATATATATTATATATATTAATGTGTAAACAAAATGTGGACGTGGACACGAAAGCGTGGATAACAGAATTATAAATTAGTTGTGGACATGAACATCTTAACAGAATTATAAACTAGTTGTGGACATGGACAATATTCATTCGATTTCATTCATCATCTCGGGATCTAAATTCAATTCTAATCAAAATTATATCCATCCACATCACGACAAAGCGCAAAAAGTAAACGCTTCTTCGATTTTTCTCTCCGCTCATACTCACAATATCATCTCTTTCTCATCTTGATTGAAGTTTAACTACAGATAATTTATCAATTGAGCTGAAGAAGCCAAGTGTTTGTATTGGAGATAACAGAGTCNNNNNNNNNNNNNNNNNNNNNNNNNNNNNNNNNNNNNNNNNNNNNNNNNNNNNNNNNNNNNNNNNNNNNNNNNNNNNNNNNNNNNNNNNNNNNNNNNNNNNNNNNNNNNNCCACACATTACTCATCACTCATCCACACATCACCCGTCTACAAATCACCCAACCACACATCACTCGTCCACAAATCACTCATCCATAACTGTCCTTTCCATTAAGGGCAAAATTGTCTACATTCTGTTGCTGGTCCACAACAAAGTGTGTCACATGTAAGAAGTGTCTCTAGGTGTAATAGAAAGTCAAAAAGTGTCTCTTAGTGTAATCAACTCTTATTTTTTTGGTCTTCCCCTATATGTTAACATCACGTAACAAATATTTCACCCTATATATGTATCCGGTTTTAACTCTAACTATAAAATTGGTTACATTATTATATATTTGAACCATTTAAATCGAGTAGTAAACCATCGTACCAGAACAACCTTAATATCAACTCGTGATTACATCTTATATAAGTGCATGTCTCACGAATCTCAAGAACATCGCATGTCTCACAAATCTTACGAAAATAAAACCTATTCACAGAGACAAAACAATTAAAAATTGCCAAAGTGGTTCATGCACCCTGTTTTACGAAGTTATTGCAATACACATGGCCAACTCATGAAAATGCATTATATTTTCTTTATGGTTTGACTATGAGACAAGGTAAGTTCACGTTTCAATACCGCATCGAATTCTTTTACAATGTTACCTATAAAGTTCACCTATAAACTATTTCATTCCACTTTCGAATTCTTTTACAATGTTACCTATAAAGTTCACCTATAAACTATTTCATTCCACTTTCGAATTCTTTTACAATGTTACCTATAAAGTTCACCTATAAACTATTTCATTCCACTTTCGAATTCTTTTACAATGTTACCTATAAAGTTCACCTATAAACTATTTCATTCCACTTTCGAATTCTTTTACAATGTTACCTATAAAGTTCACCTATAAACTATTTCATTCCACTTTCGAATTCTTTTACAATGTTACCTATAAAAATTGATAGTACCTTTGTTCTGAATGTTTTATCTTTTAATGTAATCAAATCAACATGTTACTCAAATCATGAAACACAGAAACCAAATGTGACTTTTAATTCACGTACATGTAAAGCTCTTTCTGCAATTCTTTGTATTCAATAAAAGTTCATTCAGGATCAATAACATCAACATTCATTATCGATTTATTTATTTTTGTTGTTGATGACCATTTTTTAACTCCTAATTACTTGAAGGAATAAATTCGAATAAAAAATTAGTTATATCCGAATTGATGGTAAGATTCTTAGTAACAAAATTAGATTTACGAATATTTTTATTCCTAAAAAATCGACTCCATCATTCATTCTAACAGACTGTTAATCTAATTATTCACGTAATTATATAAAGTAAGAAGTTAGATTTGAGAATATTTTATCCCCAACACTCTACTGTCATCATTATTACTAAAGCTTAATCAAATTGTTCACATGATATTTTACCACTACAACAAGTAAAATATCTATAAGATTTGGTATAAACTACTTCTTAACTTAATTAAACCAATTTGTTTTAACTAGGTTGTTAACATATCTTAATTTTCCCGAGTTAAATTTATATATTCACAATAGAAATAAATAAATATTTGAAATATTTCTTATACGGTCCAACATCTCTAAACTTATTCCTCAAACGTTATAAATCACAAAAACAAACTAATAATATCATATAAATAAATGTTTGTTTTCTCTAATATCATTTTCTTTATTTTTAAAATAGTAAAAAGAAATTCATCAAAGTACAATTTAAAAGTATATAAAATTTTAATTTAGGATGACAAAAAAAAATTTAATGGGTCAACCAGGGTTAAGTCACATGTTAATGAAATTTTTTAGATTTTTATCGGACTTTATCAGATTTTAATTAACCAAATTTTCATTAAATTTGAACCGGTTTATATACGGATCATCGGGTTTATCGGTTCAACCGCGGGTTTGGGTCAGATATGAAAATAATAAATATTTTTTTAACATAAATATATAGATCAAACTTCAAAATAATACTTAATATTAACTAACATTTTTATCCAAAGTCTTTGATCTAGTATTGTCTTAAGGCAATATATTCGGTAAAATTTGTTTAGAATCTTTATGAATTTTAAAGAAAGAAACATGGGCAGATTTTTCTCTCCACAGAGAGGATTAAGTAATTAATTTGGGAGCTTACATGCATTAATTACATCATTTGTTAGAAATTTGATGTAAATGTATTCAACCCATTACATCATGGTTTCAAAGTCAATTTCAACGGCCACAAAGAATTCCCCCTAATCGTCTTCATTCATTTTTTATTTTTAGTAAAATCGTCTTCATTCATTGTACAGAGACGTAAAAGATGTTTGATTATCAAATCCTGAACATTTGATATTTGTTACCGTTGAAATTGACGGTAGAACTCTATGAGACCGTAAAATATGATTGATTATCAAATAAAAAAAATTGTATGATTATTAAATTATATCCAAAGGTGTATAAAATTGTATATCTCTAAATGCTCTTTGAGGTAAACGAAAA
Coding sequences within:
- the LOC106294294 gene encoding pinoresinol reductase 1-like, which produces MFRPIYTPEARHTSNKHIDQEKKMGEIKSGEKTRVLVVGATGYLGKRFVRAFLAEGHVTYVLQRPEIGLDIEKVQLLLSFKKLGARLVEASFSDHQSLVSAVKLVDVVVSTMSGVHFRSHNILVQLKLVEAIKEAGNVKRFLPSEFGMDPSRMGHALPPGRETFDQKMEVRQAIEAAGIPYTYVVGACFAAYFTGNLSQMETLLPSKKEVNIYGDGNVKVVFADEDDIANYTSKTLNDPRTLNKTVYVRPPNNVLTHIELVQIWENLTGNELEKTNITAKDFFSNIEHMEIPQQAGIGHFYHIFYEGCLTDHEVGKDEEASSLYPDVKYKRMDDYLRMFL